Proteins encoded by one window of Nicotiana tabacum cultivar K326 chromosome 10, ASM71507v2, whole genome shotgun sequence:
- the LOC107783665 gene encoding beta-glucosidase 18-like, whose product MKMGTKTKNSYFICLLLLLQHVYANSIIGEKGNDLEEEVKRSEFPDSFLFGTSTSAYQIEGAYIEDGRSLSNWDVFSHTNGSITNGGNGDVADDHYHRYLEDIDIMASLGVNAYRFSISWSRLLPRGKLGVVNPAGIKFYNNIIDNLLLKGVTPFVTIHHNDYPQELEDRYGAWLSPLMQEEFVHFAETCFKSFGDRVKYWVTINEPNLFAELAYMNGIFPPSHCSPPFGNCSSGNSDTEPLLVIHNSILAHAKAVKLYRHHFQAKQGGMIGLVASAYMYKPIKDDEADIKAAARALTFHVAWLLDPLVYGDYPTEMREYHGKKLPEFSPEESKLIKNSIDFIGLNHYSTLFVKDCLLSNCTCNNDNNNPTCSHGENRAILGFLLTAGQNEDGAFVGDPMGMPGLYVVPQGMEEIVDYIKKRYNNMPIFVTENGYASIDKQEEGEELVKDIKRIKYHKAYLASLARSIRNGADVRGYFIWSLMDNFEWVFGYTIKFGLYQVNPLTLDRSPKLSAHWYNDFLTNSSLNNIQAKKSIYGV is encoded by the exons ATGAAGATGGGCACCAAAACTAAGAACTCCTACTTCATTTGTCTCCTCTTACTATTGCAACATGTTTATGCCAACAGTATTATCGGCGAaaaaggaaatgacttagaagaagAGGTTAAGAGATCAGAATTTCCAGATAGTTTTCTTTTTGGAACATCAACTTCTGCCTATCAA ATCGAAGGAGCATATATTGAAGACGGCAGAAGTCTTAGCAACTGGGATGTTTTTTCTCATACCAATG GCAGTATCACAAATGGAGGAAATGGAGATGTAGCCGACGACCACTACCATCGTTACTTG GAAGATATTGACATAATGGCCTCTCTTGGAGTAAATGCTTATCGATTCTCCATTTCCTGGAGTAGACTTCTtccaa GAGGAAAGTTAGGGGTCGTGAATCCAGCTGGAATCAAGTTTTACAATAATATCATTGATAATCTCTTACTCAAAG GAGTAACACCATTTGTGACGATCCATCATAATGACTATCCTCAAGAACTTGAAGACAGATACGGGGCCTGGCTCAGCCCTCTGATGCA GGAAGAGTTTGTGCACTTTGCAGAAACATGTTTTAAAAGTTTTGGGGATAGAGTGAAGTATTGGGTCACAATAAATGAGCCTAATTTATTCGCGGAACTTGCCTATATGAATGGCATATTCCCACCTTCACATTGTTCACCCCCTTTTGGAAATTGTTCCTCCGGTAATTCAGACACTGAGCCTCTACTAGTCATCCACAACTCAATATTGGCACATGCAAAGGCTGTCAAACTCTATCGTCACCATTTCCAGGCAA AACAGGGTGGAATGATAGGATTGGTGGCGAGTGCTTACATGTATAAGCCAATTAAAGATGATGAGGCTGACATTAAAGCTGCAGCTAGGGCCTTGACTTTCCATGTGGCTTG GCTTCTTGATCCTCTAGTATATGGAGATTATCCCACAGAAATGCGAGAGTATCACGGGAAGAAATTACCAGAGTTCAGCCCTGAAGAAAGCAAGCTTATAAAGAATAGCATTGATTTCATAGGGCTTAACCATTATTCCACTTTGTTTGTGAAGGATTGTCTTCTTTCAAATTGCACAtgcaataatgacaataataatCCAACTTGTAGCCATGGTGAAAATCGTGCCATCCTTGGGTTTTTGCTCACTGCTGGACAGAACGAAGATGGTGCTTTCGTAGGAGATCCG ATGGGAATGCCTGGATTGTATGTGGTTCCACAAGGCATGGAAGAGATTGTGGATTATATTAAGAAGAGATACAATAACATGCCAATATTTGTGACTGAAAATG GGTACGCTTCAATTGACAAGCAAGAAGAAGGGGAAGAGTTGGTCAAAGACATAAAGCGAATTAAATATCACAAAGCATACCTTGCATCTTTGGCTCGATCAATCAG GAATGGTGCGGATGTGCGTGGTTATTTCATATGGAGTTTAATGGATAATTTTGAATGGGTATTTGGTTACACCATTAAATTCGGGCTTTATCAAGTTAATCCTCTTACGTTGGATCGAAGTCCAAAACTATCGGCTCACTGGTATAATGATTTTCTCACCAATAGTAGCCTCAACAATATACAAGCAAAGAAATCAATATATGGagtttag